The Zingiber officinale cultivar Zhangliang chromosome 9A, Zo_v1.1, whole genome shotgun sequence genome window below encodes:
- the LOC122020059 gene encoding uncharacterized protein LOC122020059 has protein sequence MDVASKSDSGDGEWEICNDRGFIYKRRRRRRVLDPVQAEAGTSAAGDSEAEQRRCRRDLRRRCLLHLRDLFRRELELLEPLSSGPVDLTPAMPTEAAPEAPPAVAEPPHPDPGEDIQKSLVDDLLSQVEIQEAVLRKLSESCDYVDSLCNEKEERLLQSLMALPIWGSPRSLVLSLSK, from the exons ATGGATGTCGCCTCCAAGTCCGATTCCGGCGACGGGGAGTGGGAGATCTGCAACGACAGAGGCTTCATCTACaagcgccgccgccgccgccgcgtgCTGGATCCAGTGCAGGCGGAGGCGGGCACGAGCGCAGCAGGGGATTCGGAGGCGGAGCAGAGGCGGTGCCGCCGTGATTTACGGCGGCGGTGCCTCCTCCACCTCCGGGATCTGTTTCGGAGGGAGTTGGAGCTTCTGGAGCCCCTTTCGTCAGGTCCTGTCGATCTCACCCCCGCGATGCCGACCGAAGCTGCTCCGGAAGCTCCGCCGGCGGTGGCCGAGCCTCCGCATCCGGATCCTGGAGAAGATATCCAGAAGTCCTTAGTCGATGACCTACTTTCTCAG GTAGAGATTCAAGAAGCGGTTCTTCGGAAGCTCTCAGAGAGCTGCGATTATGTGGACTCTTTGTGCAACGAAAAAGAAGAGAGATTGCTGCAATCTCTAATGGCGTTGCCAATTTGGGGAAGTCCTCGCTCTCTTGTTCTCTCGTTATCTAAATGA